One window from the genome of Drosophila albomicans strain 15112-1751.03 chromosome 2L, ASM965048v2, whole genome shotgun sequence encodes:
- the LOC117563321 gene encoding polycomb protein Sfmbt isoform X2, which translates to MNPAELRMLWMSSQYNSERISLEDAANLLGHPTVGLSVMEDMTHQPTLDMNPMMSIVGGDFTGQAAAAAAALGVQPATLIATNTNNLYGFAHMGGLQQQLLQHQTAVFQNYAEVMDGVDGSNVAALMGVDTSATAVVDDDQQQVYGHQLDDTYDDGGASGGMSDLEPKQEIINIDDFVMMNEDNNSYDGTDFMTSSDKDISQSSSSCMTNMPNHDLLVPLGDGLLHHKLLGTTHAMINAAAAAAASSSSALTGVAGASGSGGNNAFANILVACDEAATSGKAAVGSCGKGGGGGASTSSGSTSMRTQRKTRKIEPVNRPGLVLKTPIAYKGNIDPSVIPIQKDGMAVCERCGAIGVKHTFYTKSRRFCSMACARGELYSLVLNSKMDAPSNSPAPALDISDTTEQEQQEQQLEQQQQQSQSQSDVELTLQAAHIKNANYRFRITDQSKITQLNGFGEPMSLGGDAAANNVQMATDETIAALNGGAVGDAAAPPAEASGSSDGLGSANNSFVNAAPTPKALRLFRDVFPQEDLPQIPKFERLPAPCPQMEKIISIRRRMHDPTHSYDWIQRLGRETFQAAPVTCFPHAPGYEVWDNIGVGMKVEVENTDCNNVEIIQPGQTPTSFWVATILEIKGYKALMSYEGFDTDSHDFWVNLCNAEVHSVGWCATRGKPLIPPRSIEHKYKDWKDFLVGRLSGARTLPSNFYNKINDSLQSRFRLGLNLECVDKDRISQVRLATVTKIVGKRLFLRYFDSDDGFWCHEDSPIIHPVGWATTVGHNLAAPQDYLERMLAGREAMIEVHEDDATIELFKMNFTFDEYYLDGKTNGFLEGMKIEAVDPLNLSSICPATVMAVLKFGYMMIRIDSYQPDASGSDWFCYHEKSPCIFPAGFCDSNNITVTPPNSYENRIFTWEAYLRDTGAVAAGQHLFHRMVPDHGFEAGMSLECADLMDPRLVCVATVARVVGRLLKVHFDGWTDEYDQWLDCESADIYPVGWCVLVGHKLEGPPRVSHQQQVKAATKPKVQRKRKTKKGAGNGATAAATVAAANNKQQTHDNNMQTVKSRTIALKTTPHLPKLSIKLELKPEHHNAAFYENNQPEDEDEEDGVAEDDPDGDGSTSHMSEQSTTHSEQLIAITAGSAAAATGAGAGAGTAVGGGAAAASTTVTQPAAVSGKTMNSSVTNSKYIPRLADIDSNEAQLELMPDSWNVYDVSQFLRVNDCTAHCDTFSRNKIDGKQLMQLTKDDIMPLLGMKVGPALKISDLIAQLKCKINPSKARSHKTNKSPFL; encoded by the exons ATGAATCCAGCAGAATTGCGCATGCTGTGGATGAGCAGTCAATATAACTCCGAGCGCATTTCACTCGAAGATGCGGCCAATTTGCTGGGACATCCGACTGTTGGACTCTCGGTTATGGAGGATATGACACACCAGCCAACTTTG GATATGAATCCCATGATGAGCATTGTTGGGGGGGATTTCACGGGAcaagcggctgctgctgctgcagccttGGGCGTCCAGCCTGCCACATTGATTGCGACGAACACAAACAATCTGTATGGCTTCGCGCACATGGGTGGattgcagcaacagttgttgcAGCATCAGACGGCCGTCTTTCAAAATTATGCCGAAGTCATGGATGGCGTCGATGGCAGCAATGTGGCAGCCCTTATGGGTGTTGATACCTCAGCCACCGCGGTGGTGGATGATGATCAGCAACAGGTGTATGGCCACCAATTGGATGACACTTACGATGATGGCGGCGCCAGTGGCGGAATGTCGGATCTGGAGCCGAAACAGGAAATCATCAATATTGATGATTTTGTGATGATGAACGAGGATAATAATTCCTATGATGGCACTGATTTTATGACATCATCGGACAAGGACATATCACAATCCTCCTCGTCGTGCATGACCAACATGCCCAATCATGATCTGCTCGTGCCTCTGGGCGATGGTCTGTTGCATCACAAGTTGCTGGGCACCACGCATGCTATGATCAatgcggcagcggcggcagcagcctCATCATCCTCAGCGTTGACTGGCGTGGCTGGTGCATCGGGCAGTGGAGGCAACAATGCGTTTGCCAACATTCTGGTGGCCTGTGATGAAGCGGCCACGAGTGGTAAGGCTGCGGTGGGTAGTTGTGGTAAAGGAGGAGGTGGTGGCGCCAGCACCAGTTCCGGTTCAACATCGATGCGGACGCAGCGCAAGACGCGTAAAATTGAGCCAGTGAACAGGCCAGGACTTGTGCTTAAGACACCGATTGCCTACAAGGGCAACATTGATCCCTCCGTCATACCAATACAGAAAGATGGCATGG CTGTTTGTGAACGCTGTGGCGCCATTGGAGTAAAACACACATTCTACACTAAATCAAGGCGTTTCTGCAGCATGGCTTGTGCACGGGGCGAGCTCTATTCGCTGGTACTCAATAGTAAAATGGATGCGCCCAGTAATTCACCAGCACCTGCCCTAGACATTTCCGACACAACTGAACAGgaacagcaggagcaacaactggaacaacaacagcaacaatcgcagtcgcagtcggacGTTGAGCTAACGTTGCAGGCGGCACATATCAAGAATGCGAATTATCGTTTTCGCATTACGGATCAGTCAAAGATAACACAACTGAATGGCTTTGGTGAGCCAATGTCGCTGGGTGGCGATGCCGCTGCCAATAATGTGCAGATGGCCACAGATGAAACGATTGCTGCACTCAATGGAGGCGCTGTGGGCGATGCTGCAGCGCCGCCAGCGGAGGCGAGTGGCAGCAGTGATGGCCTTGGGAGTGCCAACAACAGTTTTGTGAATGCAGCACCAACGCCAAAGGCGTTGCGACTATTTCGCGATGTCTTTCCGCAAGAAGATCTGCCACAAATACCCAAATTCGAACGTCTTCCGGCGCCCTGTCCTCAAATGGAGAAGATCATCAGCATACGGCGGCGTATGCATGATCCAACACACTCTTACGACTGGATACAGAGGTTGGGCAGAGAGACTTTTCAGGCAGCGCCAGTTACGTGCTTCCCCCACGCTCCCGGCTACGAGGTGTGGGACAATATTGGTGTGGGCATGAAGGTGGAGGTGGAGAACACGGATTGCAATAACGTGGAAATCATACAGCCGGGTCAGACACCAACGTCGTTTTGGGTAGCGACCATTCTCGAAATCAAGGGATACAAGGCGTTGATGAGCTACGAGGGCTTCGATACAGACTCCCATGACTTTTGGGTGAATCTCTGCAATGCCGAAGTGCATTCGGTGGGTTGGTGTGCCACTCGAGGTAAACCTTTGATACCGCCACGCAGCATTGAGCATAAGTACAAGGATTGGAAGGATTTTCTCGTTGGGCGTTTGTCGGGAGCACGCACATTACCATCGAATTTCTATAACAAGATCAACGACAGTTTACAGTCGCGCTTTCGCCTTGGTCTGAATCTCGAGTGCGTGGACAAGGATCGCATCTCACAGGTGCGTCTGGCCACCGTCACTAAGATTGTGGGCAAGCGTCTGTTTTTGCGCTACTTTGACTCCGACGATGGCTTCTGGTGTCATGAGGATTCCCCCATTATACATCCCGTTGGCTGGGCCACCACAGTGGGTCACAATCTAGCCGCACCACAAGACTACCTCGAACGCATGTTGG CTGGTCGCGAGGCCATGATCGAAGTGCACGAGGATGATGCTACCATCGAACTCTTCAAGATGAACTTTACCTTCGACGAGTACTATCTGGATGGTAAGACAAATGGCTTCCTCGAGGGCATGAAGATTGAGGCTGTGGATCCACTCAACCTCTCTTCCATTTGCCCCGCTACTGTGATGGCTGTGTTGAAGTTTGGCTACATGATGATACGGATCGATTCGTATCAACCGGATGCCTCAGGGTCGGATTG gTTCTGCTACCATGAGAAGTCGCCGTGCATCTTTCCGGCTGGCTTCTGTGACTCGAACAACATAACCGTCACACCGCCCAACAGCTACGAGAATCGCATCTTCACCTGGGAGGCCTATTTACGTGATACTGGTGCTGTGGCGGCTGGCCAGCATTTGTTCCATCGCATGGTGCCGGATCATGGTTTCGAGGCGGGCATGAGCTTGGAGTGCGCCGATCTAATGGATCCACGTCTCGTCTGCGTTGCGACGGTGGCTCGCGTTGTGGGCCGTCTGCTCAAGGTTCACTTTGATGGCTGGACCGATGAGTATGATCAGTGGCTGGACTGTGAGTCCGCAGACATTTATCCCGTTGGCTGGTGTGTGCTTGTGGGTCACAAGCTCGAAGGGCCACCGCGCGTCTCTCATCAGCAACAAGTCAAGGCAGCGACCAAGCCCAAAGTGCAGCGTAAACGCAAGACAAAGAAGGGAGCTGGCAATGGAGCAacggcagctgcaacagtagcagcagccaacaacaagcagcaaacgCATGACAACAACATGCAGACAG TGAAATCACGAACAATTGCGCTGAAAACAACACCGCATCTGCCAAAGCTGAGCATTAAGTTGGAACTGAAGCCCGAGCATCATAATGCCGCTTTCTATGAAAACAATCAACCCGAGGATGAGGACGAGGAAGATGGCGTGGCCGAGGATGATCCCGATGGCGATGGCAGCACCAGTCACATGTCCGAGCAGTCGACAACGCACTCGGAACAGCTGATTGCCATCACTGCTggcagtgcagcagcagcaacaggagccGGGGCTGGAGCTGGAACAGCAGTtggaggaggagcagcagcagccagcacgACGGTAACACAGCCTGCAGCCGTCAGCGGAAAAACAATG AACTCGTCAGTCACAAACAGCAAGTACATTCCCCGTCTGGCTGACATCGACTCGAATGAGGCGCAACTAGAGCTGATGCCAGACTCGTGGAATGTCTATGATGTCTCACAATTTCTGCGGGTTAACGACTGCACCGCCCACTGCGACACCTTCAGCCGCAACAAGATCGATGGCAAGCAGCTAATGCAATTGACCAAGGATGACATTATGCCACTGCTTGGTATGAAGGTGGGACCTGCGTTAAAAATCTCCGATCTGATTGCACAGCTCAAGTGCAAGATAAATCCCAGCAAGGCTCGATCACACAAGACCAACAAATCACCATTTTTATAG
- the LOC117563321 gene encoding polycomb protein Sfmbt isoform X1 — MNPAELRMLWMSSQYNSERISLEDAANLLGHPTVGLSVMEDMTHQPTLDMNPMMSIVGGDFTGQAAAAAAALGVQPATLIATNTNNLYGFAHMGGLQQQLLQHQTAVFQNYAEVMDGVDGSNVAALMGVDTSATAVVDDDQQQVYGHQLDDTYDDGGASGGMSDLEPKQEIINIDDFVMMNEDNNSYDGTDFMTSSDKDISQSSSSCMTNMPNHDLLVPLGDGLLHHKLLGTTHAMINAAAAAAASSSSALTGVAGASGSGGNNAFANILVACDEAATSGKAAVGSCGKGGGGGASTSSGSTSMRTQRKTRKIEPVNRPGLVLKTPIAYKGNIDPSVIPIQKDGMAVCERCGAIGVKHTFYTKSRRFCSMACARGELYSLVLNSKMDAPSNSPAPALDISDTTEQEQQEQQLEQQQQQSQSQSDVELTLQAAHIKNANYRFRITDQSKITQLNGFGEPMSLGGDAAANNVQMATDETIAALNGGAVGDAAAPPAEASGSSDGLGSANNSFVNAAPTPKALRLFRDVFPQEDLPQIPKFERLPAPCPQMEKIISIRRRMHDPTHSYDWIQRLGRETFQAAPVTCFPHAPGYEVWDNIGVGMKVEVENTDCNNVEIIQPGQTPTSFWVATILEIKGYKALMSYEGFDTDSHDFWVNLCNAEVHSVGWCATRGKPLIPPRSIEHKYKDWKDFLVGRLSGARTLPSNFYNKINDSLQSRFRLGLNLECVDKDRISQVRLATVTKIVGKRLFLRYFDSDDGFWCHEDSPIIHPVGWATTVGHNLAAPQDYLERMLAGREAMIEVHEDDATIELFKMNFTFDEYYLDGKTNGFLEGMKIEAVDPLNLSSICPATVMAVLKFGYMMIRIDSYQPDASGSDWFCYHEKSPCIFPAGFCDSNNITVTPPNSYENRIFTWEAYLRDTGAVAAGQHLFHRMVPDHGFEAGMSLECADLMDPRLVCVATVARVVGRLLKVHFDGWTDEYDQWLDCESADIYPVGWCVLVGHKLEGPPRVSHQQQVKAATKPKVQRKRKTKKGAGNGATAAATVAAANNKQQTHDNNMQTVKSRTIALKTTPHLPKLSIKLELKPEHHNAAFYENNQPEDEDEEDGVAEDDPDGDGSTSHMSEQSTTHSEQLIAITAGSAAAATGAGAGAGTAVGGGAAAASTTVTQPAAVSGKTMVKKSSTTKSPAPPTVGRKATSYIANSSVTNSKYIPRLADIDSNEAQLELMPDSWNVYDVSQFLRVNDCTAHCDTFSRNKIDGKQLMQLTKDDIMPLLGMKVGPALKISDLIAQLKCKINPSKARSHKTNKSPFL; from the exons ATGAATCCAGCAGAATTGCGCATGCTGTGGATGAGCAGTCAATATAACTCCGAGCGCATTTCACTCGAAGATGCGGCCAATTTGCTGGGACATCCGACTGTTGGACTCTCGGTTATGGAGGATATGACACACCAGCCAACTTTG GATATGAATCCCATGATGAGCATTGTTGGGGGGGATTTCACGGGAcaagcggctgctgctgctgcagccttGGGCGTCCAGCCTGCCACATTGATTGCGACGAACACAAACAATCTGTATGGCTTCGCGCACATGGGTGGattgcagcaacagttgttgcAGCATCAGACGGCCGTCTTTCAAAATTATGCCGAAGTCATGGATGGCGTCGATGGCAGCAATGTGGCAGCCCTTATGGGTGTTGATACCTCAGCCACCGCGGTGGTGGATGATGATCAGCAACAGGTGTATGGCCACCAATTGGATGACACTTACGATGATGGCGGCGCCAGTGGCGGAATGTCGGATCTGGAGCCGAAACAGGAAATCATCAATATTGATGATTTTGTGATGATGAACGAGGATAATAATTCCTATGATGGCACTGATTTTATGACATCATCGGACAAGGACATATCACAATCCTCCTCGTCGTGCATGACCAACATGCCCAATCATGATCTGCTCGTGCCTCTGGGCGATGGTCTGTTGCATCACAAGTTGCTGGGCACCACGCATGCTATGATCAatgcggcagcggcggcagcagcctCATCATCCTCAGCGTTGACTGGCGTGGCTGGTGCATCGGGCAGTGGAGGCAACAATGCGTTTGCCAACATTCTGGTGGCCTGTGATGAAGCGGCCACGAGTGGTAAGGCTGCGGTGGGTAGTTGTGGTAAAGGAGGAGGTGGTGGCGCCAGCACCAGTTCCGGTTCAACATCGATGCGGACGCAGCGCAAGACGCGTAAAATTGAGCCAGTGAACAGGCCAGGACTTGTGCTTAAGACACCGATTGCCTACAAGGGCAACATTGATCCCTCCGTCATACCAATACAGAAAGATGGCATGG CTGTTTGTGAACGCTGTGGCGCCATTGGAGTAAAACACACATTCTACACTAAATCAAGGCGTTTCTGCAGCATGGCTTGTGCACGGGGCGAGCTCTATTCGCTGGTACTCAATAGTAAAATGGATGCGCCCAGTAATTCACCAGCACCTGCCCTAGACATTTCCGACACAACTGAACAGgaacagcaggagcaacaactggaacaacaacagcaacaatcgcagtcgcagtcggacGTTGAGCTAACGTTGCAGGCGGCACATATCAAGAATGCGAATTATCGTTTTCGCATTACGGATCAGTCAAAGATAACACAACTGAATGGCTTTGGTGAGCCAATGTCGCTGGGTGGCGATGCCGCTGCCAATAATGTGCAGATGGCCACAGATGAAACGATTGCTGCACTCAATGGAGGCGCTGTGGGCGATGCTGCAGCGCCGCCAGCGGAGGCGAGTGGCAGCAGTGATGGCCTTGGGAGTGCCAACAACAGTTTTGTGAATGCAGCACCAACGCCAAAGGCGTTGCGACTATTTCGCGATGTCTTTCCGCAAGAAGATCTGCCACAAATACCCAAATTCGAACGTCTTCCGGCGCCCTGTCCTCAAATGGAGAAGATCATCAGCATACGGCGGCGTATGCATGATCCAACACACTCTTACGACTGGATACAGAGGTTGGGCAGAGAGACTTTTCAGGCAGCGCCAGTTACGTGCTTCCCCCACGCTCCCGGCTACGAGGTGTGGGACAATATTGGTGTGGGCATGAAGGTGGAGGTGGAGAACACGGATTGCAATAACGTGGAAATCATACAGCCGGGTCAGACACCAACGTCGTTTTGGGTAGCGACCATTCTCGAAATCAAGGGATACAAGGCGTTGATGAGCTACGAGGGCTTCGATACAGACTCCCATGACTTTTGGGTGAATCTCTGCAATGCCGAAGTGCATTCGGTGGGTTGGTGTGCCACTCGAGGTAAACCTTTGATACCGCCACGCAGCATTGAGCATAAGTACAAGGATTGGAAGGATTTTCTCGTTGGGCGTTTGTCGGGAGCACGCACATTACCATCGAATTTCTATAACAAGATCAACGACAGTTTACAGTCGCGCTTTCGCCTTGGTCTGAATCTCGAGTGCGTGGACAAGGATCGCATCTCACAGGTGCGTCTGGCCACCGTCACTAAGATTGTGGGCAAGCGTCTGTTTTTGCGCTACTTTGACTCCGACGATGGCTTCTGGTGTCATGAGGATTCCCCCATTATACATCCCGTTGGCTGGGCCACCACAGTGGGTCACAATCTAGCCGCACCACAAGACTACCTCGAACGCATGTTGG CTGGTCGCGAGGCCATGATCGAAGTGCACGAGGATGATGCTACCATCGAACTCTTCAAGATGAACTTTACCTTCGACGAGTACTATCTGGATGGTAAGACAAATGGCTTCCTCGAGGGCATGAAGATTGAGGCTGTGGATCCACTCAACCTCTCTTCCATTTGCCCCGCTACTGTGATGGCTGTGTTGAAGTTTGGCTACATGATGATACGGATCGATTCGTATCAACCGGATGCCTCAGGGTCGGATTG gTTCTGCTACCATGAGAAGTCGCCGTGCATCTTTCCGGCTGGCTTCTGTGACTCGAACAACATAACCGTCACACCGCCCAACAGCTACGAGAATCGCATCTTCACCTGGGAGGCCTATTTACGTGATACTGGTGCTGTGGCGGCTGGCCAGCATTTGTTCCATCGCATGGTGCCGGATCATGGTTTCGAGGCGGGCATGAGCTTGGAGTGCGCCGATCTAATGGATCCACGTCTCGTCTGCGTTGCGACGGTGGCTCGCGTTGTGGGCCGTCTGCTCAAGGTTCACTTTGATGGCTGGACCGATGAGTATGATCAGTGGCTGGACTGTGAGTCCGCAGACATTTATCCCGTTGGCTGGTGTGTGCTTGTGGGTCACAAGCTCGAAGGGCCACCGCGCGTCTCTCATCAGCAACAAGTCAAGGCAGCGACCAAGCCCAAAGTGCAGCGTAAACGCAAGACAAAGAAGGGAGCTGGCAATGGAGCAacggcagctgcaacagtagcagcagccaacaacaagcagcaaacgCATGACAACAACATGCAGACAG TGAAATCACGAACAATTGCGCTGAAAACAACACCGCATCTGCCAAAGCTGAGCATTAAGTTGGAACTGAAGCCCGAGCATCATAATGCCGCTTTCTATGAAAACAATCAACCCGAGGATGAGGACGAGGAAGATGGCGTGGCCGAGGATGATCCCGATGGCGATGGCAGCACCAGTCACATGTCCGAGCAGTCGACAACGCACTCGGAACAGCTGATTGCCATCACTGCTggcagtgcagcagcagcaacaggagccGGGGCTGGAGCTGGAACAGCAGTtggaggaggagcagcagcagccagcacgACGGTAACACAGCCTGCAGCCGTCAGCGGAAAAACAATGGTAAAGAAATCTTCTACTACTAAATCACCTGCGCCACCAACTGTGGGTCGCAAAGCCACTAGCTACATTGCG AACTCGTCAGTCACAAACAGCAAGTACATTCCCCGTCTGGCTGACATCGACTCGAATGAGGCGCAACTAGAGCTGATGCCAGACTCGTGGAATGTCTATGATGTCTCACAATTTCTGCGGGTTAACGACTGCACCGCCCACTGCGACACCTTCAGCCGCAACAAGATCGATGGCAAGCAGCTAATGCAATTGACCAAGGATGACATTATGCCACTGCTTGGTATGAAGGTGGGACCTGCGTTAAAAATCTCCGATCTGATTGCACAGCTCAAGTGCAAGATAAATCCCAGCAAGGCTCGATCACACAAGACCAACAAATCACCATTTTTATAG
- the LOC117563321 gene encoding polycomb protein Sfmbt isoform X3, which produces MACARGELYSLVLNSKMDAPSNSPAPALDISDTTEQEQQEQQLEQQQQQSQSQSDVELTLQAAHIKNANYRFRITDQSKITQLNGFGEPMSLGGDAAANNVQMATDETIAALNGGAVGDAAAPPAEASGSSDGLGSANNSFVNAAPTPKALRLFRDVFPQEDLPQIPKFERLPAPCPQMEKIISIRRRMHDPTHSYDWIQRLGRETFQAAPVTCFPHAPGYEVWDNIGVGMKVEVENTDCNNVEIIQPGQTPTSFWVATILEIKGYKALMSYEGFDTDSHDFWVNLCNAEVHSVGWCATRGKPLIPPRSIEHKYKDWKDFLVGRLSGARTLPSNFYNKINDSLQSRFRLGLNLECVDKDRISQVRLATVTKIVGKRLFLRYFDSDDGFWCHEDSPIIHPVGWATTVGHNLAAPQDYLERMLAGREAMIEVHEDDATIELFKMNFTFDEYYLDGKTNGFLEGMKIEAVDPLNLSSICPATVMAVLKFGYMMIRIDSYQPDASGSDWFCYHEKSPCIFPAGFCDSNNITVTPPNSYENRIFTWEAYLRDTGAVAAGQHLFHRMVPDHGFEAGMSLECADLMDPRLVCVATVARVVGRLLKVHFDGWTDEYDQWLDCESADIYPVGWCVLVGHKLEGPPRVSHQQQVKAATKPKVQRKRKTKKGAGNGATAAATVAAANNKQQTHDNNMQTVKSRTIALKTTPHLPKLSIKLELKPEHHNAAFYENNQPEDEDEEDGVAEDDPDGDGSTSHMSEQSTTHSEQLIAITAGSAAAATGAGAGAGTAVGGGAAAASTTVTQPAAVSGKTMVKKSSTTKSPAPPTVGRKATSYIANSSVTNSKYIPRLADIDSNEAQLELMPDSWNVYDVSQFLRVNDCTAHCDTFSRNKIDGKQLMQLTKDDIMPLLGMKVGPALKISDLIAQLKCKINPSKARSHKTNKSPFL; this is translated from the exons ATGGCTTGTGCACGGGGCGAGCTCTATTCGCTGGTACTCAATAGTAAAATGGATGCGCCCAGTAATTCACCAGCACCTGCCCTAGACATTTCCGACACAACTGAACAGgaacagcaggagcaacaactggaacaacaacagcaacaatcgcagtcgcagtcggacGTTGAGCTAACGTTGCAGGCGGCACATATCAAGAATGCGAATTATCGTTTTCGCATTACGGATCAGTCAAAGATAACACAACTGAATGGCTTTGGTGAGCCAATGTCGCTGGGTGGCGATGCCGCTGCCAATAATGTGCAGATGGCCACAGATGAAACGATTGCTGCACTCAATGGAGGCGCTGTGGGCGATGCTGCAGCGCCGCCAGCGGAGGCGAGTGGCAGCAGTGATGGCCTTGGGAGTGCCAACAACAGTTTTGTGAATGCAGCACCAACGCCAAAGGCGTTGCGACTATTTCGCGATGTCTTTCCGCAAGAAGATCTGCCACAAATACCCAAATTCGAACGTCTTCCGGCGCCCTGTCCTCAAATGGAGAAGATCATCAGCATACGGCGGCGTATGCATGATCCAACACACTCTTACGACTGGATACAGAGGTTGGGCAGAGAGACTTTTCAGGCAGCGCCAGTTACGTGCTTCCCCCACGCTCCCGGCTACGAGGTGTGGGACAATATTGGTGTGGGCATGAAGGTGGAGGTGGAGAACACGGATTGCAATAACGTGGAAATCATACAGCCGGGTCAGACACCAACGTCGTTTTGGGTAGCGACCATTCTCGAAATCAAGGGATACAAGGCGTTGATGAGCTACGAGGGCTTCGATACAGACTCCCATGACTTTTGGGTGAATCTCTGCAATGCCGAAGTGCATTCGGTGGGTTGGTGTGCCACTCGAGGTAAACCTTTGATACCGCCACGCAGCATTGAGCATAAGTACAAGGATTGGAAGGATTTTCTCGTTGGGCGTTTGTCGGGAGCACGCACATTACCATCGAATTTCTATAACAAGATCAACGACAGTTTACAGTCGCGCTTTCGCCTTGGTCTGAATCTCGAGTGCGTGGACAAGGATCGCATCTCACAGGTGCGTCTGGCCACCGTCACTAAGATTGTGGGCAAGCGTCTGTTTTTGCGCTACTTTGACTCCGACGATGGCTTCTGGTGTCATGAGGATTCCCCCATTATACATCCCGTTGGCTGGGCCACCACAGTGGGTCACAATCTAGCCGCACCACAAGACTACCTCGAACGCATGTTGG CTGGTCGCGAGGCCATGATCGAAGTGCACGAGGATGATGCTACCATCGAACTCTTCAAGATGAACTTTACCTTCGACGAGTACTATCTGGATGGTAAGACAAATGGCTTCCTCGAGGGCATGAAGATTGAGGCTGTGGATCCACTCAACCTCTCTTCCATTTGCCCCGCTACTGTGATGGCTGTGTTGAAGTTTGGCTACATGATGATACGGATCGATTCGTATCAACCGGATGCCTCAGGGTCGGATTG gTTCTGCTACCATGAGAAGTCGCCGTGCATCTTTCCGGCTGGCTTCTGTGACTCGAACAACATAACCGTCACACCGCCCAACAGCTACGAGAATCGCATCTTCACCTGGGAGGCCTATTTACGTGATACTGGTGCTGTGGCGGCTGGCCAGCATTTGTTCCATCGCATGGTGCCGGATCATGGTTTCGAGGCGGGCATGAGCTTGGAGTGCGCCGATCTAATGGATCCACGTCTCGTCTGCGTTGCGACGGTGGCTCGCGTTGTGGGCCGTCTGCTCAAGGTTCACTTTGATGGCTGGACCGATGAGTATGATCAGTGGCTGGACTGTGAGTCCGCAGACATTTATCCCGTTGGCTGGTGTGTGCTTGTGGGTCACAAGCTCGAAGGGCCACCGCGCGTCTCTCATCAGCAACAAGTCAAGGCAGCGACCAAGCCCAAAGTGCAGCGTAAACGCAAGACAAAGAAGGGAGCTGGCAATGGAGCAacggcagctgcaacagtagcagcagccaacaacaagcagcaaacgCATGACAACAACATGCAGACAG TGAAATCACGAACAATTGCGCTGAAAACAACACCGCATCTGCCAAAGCTGAGCATTAAGTTGGAACTGAAGCCCGAGCATCATAATGCCGCTTTCTATGAAAACAATCAACCCGAGGATGAGGACGAGGAAGATGGCGTGGCCGAGGATGATCCCGATGGCGATGGCAGCACCAGTCACATGTCCGAGCAGTCGACAACGCACTCGGAACAGCTGATTGCCATCACTGCTggcagtgcagcagcagcaacaggagccGGGGCTGGAGCTGGAACAGCAGTtggaggaggagcagcagcagccagcacgACGGTAACACAGCCTGCAGCCGTCAGCGGAAAAACAATGGTAAAGAAATCTTCTACTACTAAATCACCTGCGCCACCAACTGTGGGTCGCAAAGCCACTAGCTACATTGCG AACTCGTCAGTCACAAACAGCAAGTACATTCCCCGTCTGGCTGACATCGACTCGAATGAGGCGCAACTAGAGCTGATGCCAGACTCGTGGAATGTCTATGATGTCTCACAATTTCTGCGGGTTAACGACTGCACCGCCCACTGCGACACCTTCAGCCGCAACAAGATCGATGGCAAGCAGCTAATGCAATTGACCAAGGATGACATTATGCCACTGCTTGGTATGAAGGTGGGACCTGCGTTAAAAATCTCCGATCTGATTGCACAGCTCAAGTGCAAGATAAATCCCAGCAAGGCTCGATCACACAAGACCAACAAATCACCATTTTTATAG